TATTTGCCCTCATTGCGGAAACATGGAGAACAACTATAAATTGACCGGTAAAAGCACAAGACCCGGAGTGCATAAATGTAAGGAATGCCGTAAACAATTTACGGTCACAGTTGGGACATTATTCGAGCGGAGTAAAATAAGTTTGCATATTTGGCTACAAGCTGTTTATCTTCTTTGTGCCTCTAAGAAGGGCATAAGTTCCCACCAATTACATAGAATGCTTGGAGTTACGTATAAGACAGCATGGTTTATGAGCCATAGAATACGAGAAGCAATGAATGATCCTATATTTGTTAATAAACTTGGTGGTAAGGATAAGGTTGTCGAAGTTGACGAAACATTTTGGGGTAATAAAGGGAAAAAATGGGCTGGTTTTCGTGGTTGGGGACATAAAGAGAAGATATTTTCTCTGGTCGAACGTGGTGGAAATGTAAGGTCTTTTCATGTTCCTAAGGTCACAGCCAATACCCTTAGACCAATTATGAGGGAACAAATAGAAAAAGATACTCATATAATGACTGACGATTTTAAGAGTTATATAGGACTAAATAAAGAATTCGCTAAGCATGACGT
The Candidatus Neomarinimicrobiota bacterium genome window above contains:
- a CDS encoding IS1595 family transposase, giving the protein MKSGLNAPQFQNEKKAREYMEQLRWPDGSICPHCGNMENNYKLTGKSTRPGVHKCKECRKQFTVTVGTLFERSKISLHIWLQAVYLLCASKKGISSHQLHRMLGVTYKTAWFMSHRIREAMNDPIFVNKLGGKDKVVEVDETFWGNKGKKWAGFRGWGHKEKIFSLVERGGNVRSFHVPKVTANTLRPIMREQIEKDTHIMTDDFKSYIGLNKEFAKHDVVKHSKKEYVRGAIYTNTVENYFSILKRGLTGIYQHVSAQHLRRYIGEFDFRYNTRDITDIERAIIAIRGIQGKRLLYRDSQEARA